In one Solanum dulcamara chromosome 1, daSolDulc1.2, whole genome shotgun sequence genomic region, the following are encoded:
- the LOC129887619 gene encoding probable receptor-like protein kinase At1g11050 — MVVVVIKALFFIQICLIFAHLAAASPEDPDCGLNFTTSPYKPSGECVAGDQEIIHEWDSFPSTRCCQNALNFFSQALAKQAIQQGNLFLHGDQWGRCASGPFKHQPSVSINKCGFDSFYQQSSQCSTLSLTSIVQEQNFKDVKDNCSSFSSSNFDDACRDCTSAIKSARDHFLNQLNAKYNETERAICLVAVVISVATTKLNDPSLIDDFFSCLPALNTLGEESNDINYIKIKYSLAKALIAIILATFGMMMVIFLVKYVTRNSRAGRKLLLSKPKMFASCPGLYTFSKAEIENAINYGDKKKFLGRGSAGQVFKGVLPSGQIVAIKQIYRSNTSDSFNRELENLSRVRHPNLVCLFGCCIEDGEQYLVYEYCSAGNLAQHLLRKDRVLSWEQRVNILRDCALALRYLHSYIDGCIVHRDIKLTNILLTEELGAKLSDFGLAKMLGMEESKVFTDVRGTIGYMDPEYMSNAKLTCASDIYSFGIVALQVLSGQKVIELDLDARDQLTRKAKDVSMGKRGLKDFEDPWLKGEVNSVDFESILKIAVLCVAKSSKGRPTIDVVFEEMDKVLKNTLSNKKATEQSALAALRRSHSVGHVIPV; from the exons ATGGTTGTTGTAGTCATCAAGGCACTCTTCTTTATCCAAATATGTCTTATTTTTGCTCATCTCGCCGCTGCTTCTCCAGAAGACCCAG ATTGTGGGCTGAACTTCACTACATCTCCATACAAACCAAGCGGGGAATGCGTTGCAGGTGATCAAGAAATCATCCATGAATGGGACAGTTTCCCCTCCACAAGATGCTGCCAAAATGCTCTCAACTTCTTCTCACAGGCATTGGCCAAACAAGCAATTCAACAAGGGAACCTCTTCCTCCATGGAGATCAATGGGGACGTTGCGCCTCTGGACCGTTTAAGCACCAGCCCTCAGTTTCCatcaataaatgtggatttgaTTCCTTCTATCAACAAAGCAGCCAATGTTCTACCCTTTCTTTGACAAGTATTGTGCAGGAACAGAATTTTAAGGATGTCAAGGATAACTGTTCAAGTTTCAGTTCCTCCAACTTCGACGATGCTTGCAGGGATTGCACGAGTGCCATCAAATCTGCAAGGGATCATTTCCTCAATCAGTTGAATGCCAAATATAATGAAACTGAGAGAGCTATTTGTCTTGTGGCTGTGGTCATTTCAGTGGCTACAACAAAATTAAACGATCCTTCTTTAATCGATGATTTCTTTAGTTGTTTGCCAGCATTAAATACTTTAGGTGAGGAAAGTAATGACATTA ATTACATTAAAATCAAGT ATTCTTTAGCGAAAGCATTGATTGCAATCATTTTAGCAACATTTGGGATGATGATGGTGATCTTTCTAGTTAAGTATGTAACAAGAAACTCTAGGGCTGGACGAAAGCTTCTTCTTTCGAAGCCAAAGATGTTTGCTTCTTGTCCAGGGCTATATACTTTCTCAAAAGCTGAGATTGAGAACGCGATAAATTATGGGGATAAGAAGAAATTCCTGGGACGCGGTAGTGCAGGGCAAGTTTTCAAAGGGGTTCTTCCCAGTGGACAAATAGTTGCTATAAAGCAAATATATAGAAGTAATACGTCCGATTCTTTCAACAGAGAACTCGAGAATCTTTCCAGAGTCAGACATCCTAATCTTGTTTGCCTCTTTGGGTGTTGCATTGAGGACGGTGAACAATATTTAGTCTACGAGTATTGTTCTGCTGGAAATCTAGCTCAACATCTTCTGa GGAAAGACAGGGTCCTAAGTTGGGAACAAAGGGTAAACATCTTAAGAGATTGTGCACTTGCGTTGAGGTATCTCCACAGCTACATAGATGGATGCATTGTTCATAGAGATATTAAG CTTACAAATATCCTTTTAACAGAGGAATTGGGAGCAAAGCTATCAGATTTTGGGCTGGCAAAGATGTTGGGAATGGAAGAGAGCAAAGTGTTTACAGATGTAAGAGGGACAATAGGTTATATGGATCCAGAATATATGAGTAACGCAAAGTTGACGTGTGCAAGTGACATTTATAGCTTTGGCATAGTAGCTTTACAAGTTCTTTCTGGCCAGAAAGTGATTGAACTTGATTTGGATGCCAGAGACCAACTAACAAGAAAA GCAAAGGATGTGAGCATGGGTAAACGGGGACTAAAAGACTTCGAGGACCCATGGCTAAAAGGTGAAGTAAACAGTGTGGATTTCGAATCCATACTTAAAATTGCAGTGCTCTGTGTCGCCAAATCAAGCAAAGGTCGTCCAACTATCGATGTTGTCTTCGAGGAGATGGACAAAGTCTTGAAAAACACATTGTCCAACAAG AAAGCGACGGAGCAAAGTGCATTAGCTGCGTTACGGAGATCCCATTCAGTTGGTCATGTCATCCCTGTCTGA